One Micromonospora eburnea genomic region harbors:
- a CDS encoding LysR family transcriptional regulator — translation MEVRQLRYFVAVAECEHFGRAAESLHIVQSAVSKQVAQLERELGLTLFDRSHRRARLTPDGQAFLAHARRALRGIDRAAAAAVDIAAGNTGLLRIGSSVVFNPRIEAALASVRNAQPGITLQVTSSASTTGQLAALAADDLDAAFVTAPPDTPGVRVHHLWDEPLVLAVPAAYARIASNLATLAELPLARPARADNPGVYDLVTAACQAAGFTPRVGPALTRVQDLFAGPIASGRCWTLLPAGAVSQDSTAVALVQPDPPFRVPAALALPDPAPRASALSLLAAARTSTATKQASNGS, via the coding sequence GCGGAGTCCCTGCACATCGTGCAATCAGCGGTAAGCAAGCAGGTCGCGCAGCTGGAACGCGAACTCGGACTGACCTTGTTCGACCGGTCCCACCGTCGGGCCCGGCTCACCCCGGACGGCCAGGCATTCCTCGCCCACGCGCGCCGCGCGCTACGCGGCATCGATCGTGCCGCCGCTGCCGCCGTCGACATCGCCGCCGGTAACACCGGCTTACTGCGCATCGGCAGCAGCGTCGTGTTCAACCCGCGTATCGAAGCTGCTCTTGCATCTGTCCGCAACGCCCAACCCGGCATCACGCTCCAGGTGACAAGCTCCGCCTCAACGACCGGTCAGCTCGCCGCCCTCGCCGCTGACGACCTCGATGCCGCATTCGTGACAGCGCCACCGGACACCCCGGGCGTGCGGGTTCATCACCTCTGGGACGAGCCGCTCGTCCTGGCCGTCCCCGCCGCATACGCCCGCATCGCCAGCAACCTCGCCACGCTCGCTGAACTCCCCCTGGCCCGACCCGCCCGCGCAGATAACCCCGGCGTCTACGACCTGGTCACGGCCGCCTGTCAAGCGGCCGGTTTCACCCCCCGCGTGGGGCCGGCTCTGACCCGAGTCCAAGACCTCTTTGCCGGGCCCATTGCCTCTGGAAGGTGCTGGACACTGCTCCCCGCCGGCGCCGTCTCGCAAGACTCCACCGCCGTCGCCCTCGTCCAGCCAGACCCACCGTTCCGCGTCCCCGCCGCACTCGCACTACCCGACCCCGCACCCCGTGCCTCCGCGCTGAGCCTGCTCGCCGCTGCACGGACCAGCACAGCAACCAAGCAGGCATCGAACGGTAGTTGA